The Elgaria multicarinata webbii isolate HBS135686 ecotype San Diego chromosome 1, rElgMul1.1.pri, whole genome shotgun sequence genome has a window encoding:
- the LOC134395485 gene encoding transmembrane protein 176B-like → MGSQEEGAMSHSTVKVNGIKVATEGPGQTVVNVHISQESSLAYLFKAVAAMRCPKPASKAQEFSPAATPRARTGCSGEQKVLGAAQILLGLMCIALGVVISLGLGPYSSYYEDRLIYNGAPFWMGSVCILAGTFSVVGERRSGGWVHLATFFNLASVVAGVVALALGVASVPNMTDKPYYIDRLCQKSRQYYNSWEVPASPSPSESYDAWRVEDCKKKMWQLITIANSVRLLLLIVSVAALGIAIFCLGYGLRVLCRSVRAGCEDYVAITDPEAPPSYEDPEKEGDAA, encoded by the exons ATGGGCTCACAAGAAGAGGGCGCCATGTCACACAGCACCGTGAAGGTTAACGGGATCAAGGTGGCCACCGAGGGCCCAGGCCAGACGGTGGTCAACGTCCACATCAGCCAAGAGTCCTCGCTCGCCTACCTCTTCAAGGCTGTGGCAGCCATGAGGTGCCCCAAGCCGGCCTCCAAGGCCCAGGAGTTCTCGCCCGCTGCCACTCCCCGTGCCAGGACCGGATGCAGCGGGGAGCAGAAAGTGCTGGGG GCGGCCCAGATCCTGCTTGGGCTGATGTGCATCGCCCTGGGCGTGGTGATCAGCCTGGGGCTGGGGCCCTATTCAAGCTACTACGAAGACCGCTTAATATATAACGGAGCCCCTTTCTGGATGGGGAGCGTG TGCATCCTAGCTGgcaccttctctgtggtgggcgAGAGACGCAGCGGTGGCTGG GTCCACCTGGCCACGTTCTTCAACCTGGCCAGTGTCGTGGCTGGCGTGGTGGCCTTGGCCCTAGGCGTGGCTTCTGTTCCCAACATGACAGACAAGCCCTACTATATCGATCGGCTCTGCCAGAAGAGCAGACAGTATTACAATTCATGGGAGGTCCCCGCAAGCCCCAGCCCCAGTGAGAGTTATGACGCCTGGAGAGTGGAGGATTGCAAGAAGAAGATGTGGCAGCTGATA ACCATTGCCAACAGTgtccggctgctgctgctgatcgtCTCCGTCGCTGCTCTCGGAATCGCCATCTTCTGCCTGGGATACGGCCTTCGAGTCCTGTGTCGCTCCGTCCGG gcTGGATGTGAGGACTACGTGGCGATCACAGACCCGGAAGCGCCCCCTTCCTACGAGGATCCGGAGAAAGAGGGGGACGCTGCCTGA